In bacterium, a genomic segment contains:
- a CDS encoding CoA transferase — protein sequence MVDKSLKDMTFEDYCQTVFNTKKRYDKPEVLKGIRAISTTQYILGPSCAAYLAELGAETIKVELPKRGEPMRHTTPFNEPFLYPLSRWMPDKGTGLGFFGANPNEYFLSLDFHKPEAIQIMKRLAAKTDVVAENYRAGTFDRWGIGYRQFANINPRLIYQWMGGFGGWGPGRNRASYDILGQAQGGCFSITGWHKEYGGMPSKQTIWIMDYWGGAISAFNILACLYWRDNVSGKGNFLEYSQVHGAQRHLTDFISLYGKTGIVPQRFGNFEPLLCVHGILKCGKSSYPNSKNPQEQEVGYCLVSAYKDDDFQKLCKMINRPDLAKKYATHADRVGADAQTAIYPELEKFAADKTKEELDKACKSHGILSQPVWNSKEVAANEHWHMRGTLQWLDDPTFGDVLTQGPAYQLSDTPARVRWAFKPVGADNEYILSKLCGYSGSKIADLEQKEII from the coding sequence ATGGTCGACAAAAGCCTGAAGGACATGACGTTCGAGGATTACTGCCAGACCGTCTTCAACACCAAGAAGCGGTACGACAAGCCCGAGGTTCTCAAGGGGATCCGGGCCATCTCGACCACGCAGTACATCCTCGGCCCCTCCTGCGCGGCGTACCTCGCCGAGCTGGGCGCCGAGACGATCAAGGTCGAGCTTCCGAAGCGGGGCGAGCCGATGCGGCACACGACCCCCTTCAACGAGCCGTTCCTCTACCCGCTGTCCCGCTGGATGCCGGACAAGGGGACGGGACTCGGCTTCTTCGGCGCGAACCCGAACGAGTACTTCCTCTCGCTCGACTTCCACAAGCCGGAGGCGATCCAGATCATGAAGCGGCTCGCCGCCAAGACGGACGTCGTCGCCGAGAACTACCGGGCGGGCACGTTCGACCGATGGGGGATCGGGTACCGGCAGTTCGCCAATATCAACCCGCGCCTCATCTACCAGTGGATGGGCGGCTTCGGCGGCTGGGGTCCGGGCCGGAACCGCGCTTCGTACGACATCCTCGGCCAGGCGCAGGGCGGCTGCTTCTCGATCACCGGGTGGCACAAGGAGTACGGCGGGATGCCCTCCAAGCAGACGATCTGGATCATGGACTACTGGGGCGGCGCCATCTCCGCGTTCAACATCCTTGCGTGCCTCTACTGGCGCGACAACGTCTCGGGGAAGGGGAACTTCCTCGAATATTCGCAGGTCCACGGCGCCCAGCGCCACCTGACCGACTTCATCTCCCTCTACGGGAAGACCGGCATCGTCCCCCAGCGCTTCGGAAACTTCGAGCCGCTGCTGTGCGTGCACGGGATCCTGAAGTGCGGGAAGTCGTCGTACCCGAACTCGAAGAACCCGCAGGAGCAGGAAGTCGGCTACTGCCTCGTCTCCGCCTACAAGGACGACGATTTCCAGAAGCTGTGCAAGATGATCAACCGGCCCGACCTGGCCAAGAAGTACGCGACCCATGCGGACCGTGTCGGCGCCGATGCGCAGACGGCAATCTATCCCGAGCTCGAGAAGTTCGCGGCCGACAAGACGAAGGAAGAGTTAGACAAGGCGTGCAAGTCGCACGGAATCCTCTCCCAGCCGGTCTGGAACTCCAAGGAAGTGGCGGCGAACGAGCACTGGCACATGCGCGGCACGCTCCAGTGGCTCGACGACCCGACCTTCGGCGACGTTCTCACCCAGGGTCCGGCGTACCAGCTGTCCGACACCCCGGCGCGCGTCCGTTGGGCGTTCAAGCCGGTCGGCGCGGACAACGAGTACATCCTTTCCAAGCTGTGCGGCTACAGCGGTTCCAAGATCGCGGATCTGGAGCAGAAAGAGATCATCTAA
- a CDS encoding U32 family peptidase gives MLPAFPILLAPAGSLPAVEAALSAGADAVYVGVRSLSRGGRAGLPPAAVGAAVSACRRAGARLHAAINAVPSSGGLPAFLASLHRLRDAGVDEVILNDPGVIALARRELAGWPICASVGLSALNPEDARAYRELGADALVLPSAVRPGEIPTIKKASGLRIEVFAYCRPEFLLHGKCGLTGYAVEGDGGGTASAKRGGSCRLVCRTLPVPAAAHSLEDELPAWIAAGADVFKIEGRELSPPAVAALVARFRGKLDAARVRSAGG, from the coding sequence ATGCTCCCCGCATTCCCCATCCTCCTCGCGCCGGCGGGGTCTCTCCCCGCGGTCGAGGCGGCGTTGTCGGCGGGGGCCGACGCCGTCTACGTCGGCGTGCGATCCCTCTCCCGGGGCGGCCGGGCAGGGCTTCCCCCGGCGGCGGTCGGGGCGGCGGTCTCCGCCTGCCGGCGGGCGGGAGCGCGGCTCCACGCCGCGATCAACGCCGTTCCGTCGTCCGGCGGACTCCCCGCCTTCCTGGCGTCCCTCCATCGACTCCGGGACGCGGGGGTCGACGAGGTGATCCTGAACGATCCCGGCGTGATCGCCCTTGCGCGGCGGGAGCTCGCCGGCTGGCCGATTTGCGCCTCCGTCGGCCTCTCCGCCCTCAATCCGGAGGATGCCCGGGCGTACCGGGAGCTGGGGGCGGACGCCCTCGTTCTCCCCTCGGCGGTCCGGCCCGGCGAGATCCCCACCATCAAGAAGGCGTCGGGGCTTCGGATCGAGGTCTTCGCGTATTGCCGACCGGAGTTCCTCCTTCACGGCAAGTGCGGGTTGACGGGATATGCCGTCGAGGGGGACGGCGGCGGGACGGCTTCCGCGAAGCGGGGGGGGAGCTGCCGCCTCGTCTGCCGGACCCTGCCGGTCCCGGCGGCGGCGCACTCCCTCGAGGACGAGCTGCCGGCCTGGATCGCCGCCGGGGCGGACGTCTTCAAGATCGAGGGGAGGGAGCTTTCCCCGCCGGCCGTGGCGGCCCTGGTCGCCCGTTTCCGCGGGAAGCTCGACGCCGCGCGGGTCCGCTCAGCGGGAGGATAA
- a CDS encoding acyl--CoA ligase, translating to MAKIPESYLPPPELRPKRLYNLDEFKNIPQKFNSTEILLDQTAAKYGDKPAIYFDDKNVTYKQLQASVNRVANGLKKLGVEEGDRVLMRMPNIVPIIVCNFAIIKIGAVSLPTSVLFARTEIAHVANLAEAKVIIVAAPMLGEVEAARADLKSVQKIIVVGGDENEVRAKGYLPYADLMKNPDQCEAVKRDRMDVSVLLFTSGTTGLPKGTAHFMEESLIVADGFGKYCWEVTDKDVIGGPAPLAMAAGYSTVAVIPFRYGAAVSLIGKFDPVTMFKNIQNHKITIMTALPTAYRKMLVDINPKDYDYSSLRFCTGGGEALTAKTYLDWKEKFGLEIYEGLGTTEMMFVFISAAVTKKVKPGAIGTACPGYDVRVVNENFERVKPGEVGKMIVQGPTGTIYWKDNEKQKAAVRDGWCLAGDVVTMDEDGYVQFLSREDDLIKSSGYRIGPEEIEEALVMHPSVADAGVVGVPDPVIGQKTKAFVALKPGVTPSEELKKELVEHCKGKIAVYKLPREIEFIDAMPRTAVGKLLRRILRQQEIDKTK from the coding sequence ATGGCGAAGATTCCCGAAAGCTACCTGCCGCCGCCCGAGCTGCGGCCGAAGCGGCTCTATAATCTCGACGAGTTCAAGAACATCCCGCAGAAGTTCAACTCCACCGAAATCCTTCTCGACCAGACGGCCGCCAAGTACGGCGACAAGCCGGCGATCTACTTCGATGACAAGAACGTCACCTACAAACAGCTCCAGGCGAGCGTGAACCGCGTCGCCAACGGGCTGAAGAAGCTCGGCGTGGAGGAGGGCGACCGCGTCCTGATGCGGATGCCCAACATCGTTCCGATCATCGTGTGCAACTTCGCGATCATCAAGATCGGGGCCGTCTCCCTGCCGACCTCGGTCCTGTTCGCCCGCACCGAGATCGCCCACGTTGCGAACCTGGCCGAGGCGAAGGTGATCATCGTCGCGGCGCCCATGCTGGGCGAGGTCGAGGCCGCCAGGGCGGATCTCAAGTCGGTACAGAAGATCATCGTGGTGGGCGGCGACGAGAACGAGGTCCGCGCGAAAGGATATCTCCCCTACGCCGACCTGATGAAGAACCCCGACCAGTGCGAGGCGGTGAAGCGCGACCGGATGGACGTATCCGTCCTCCTGTTCACCTCGGGGACGACGGGTCTGCCCAAGGGGACGGCCCACTTCATGGAAGAGTCGCTGATCGTCGCCGACGGGTTCGGGAAATATTGCTGGGAGGTGACCGACAAGGACGTGATCGGCGGCCCGGCCCCCCTGGCGATGGCGGCGGGATACTCCACCGTGGCGGTCATCCCGTTCCGGTACGGCGCGGCCGTTTCCCTCATCGGGAAGTTCGACCCGGTGACGATGTTCAAGAACATCCAGAACCACAAGATCACGATCATGACGGCCCTGCCGACCGCGTACCGGAAGATGCTGGTCGACATCAACCCGAAGGACTACGACTACTCCTCCCTCCGGTTCTGCACCGGCGGCGGCGAGGCGCTCACCGCCAAGACGTATCTCGACTGGAAGGAGAAGTTCGGGCTCGAGATCTACGAGGGGCTGGGGACCACCGAGATGATGTTCGTCTTCATCTCCGCGGCGGTCACCAAGAAGGTGAAGCCCGGGGCGATCGGGACGGCGTGCCCGGGGTACGACGTCCGGGTGGTGAACGAGAACTTCGAGCGGGTCAAGCCCGGCGAGGTCGGCAAGATGATCGTCCAGGGCCCCACGGGGACGATCTACTGGAAGGACAACGAAAAGCAGAAGGCCGCCGTGCGCGACGGGTGGTGCCTGGCCGGCGATGTCGTCACGATGGACGAGGACGGGTACGTCCAGTTCCTCTCCCGCGAGGACGACCTGATCAAGTCGTCCGGCTACCGGATCGGCCCCGAGGAGATCGAGGAGGCGCTGGTGATGCACCCCTCCGTCGCCGATGCCGGCGTGGTCGGCGTTCCCGACCCGGTCATCGGGCAGAAGACGAAGGCGTTCGTCGCGCTGAAGCCGGGCGTGACGCCGTCCGAGGAGCTGAAGAAAGAGCTCGTCGAGCATTGCAAGGGGAAGATCGCCGTCTACAAGCTGCCGCGGGAGATCGAGTTCATCGACGCGATGCCCCGGACCGCGGTCGGCAAGCTCCTTCGCCGCATCCTGCGCCAGCAGGAGATCGACAAGACGAAATAG
- a CDS encoding AI-2E family transporter, with the protein MRPSSQSSESSPSCTSPPPSSSPCSPPCCWPSPSNRWSSCSARGLPCGVLFALGFIPFLVYFILADREPLTRRTRELFREEHRATVGEILLDIERMMRKFLLGNAVIALLLSAATVLVFLIVGLPYPVVLGVLSGSLSIVPYLGLPLALLPGVVVGLVSFDSGAPFLVLVASVTLFHLVAANYLTPKLVGGGVRLNATASTAALLFFGWLWGGMGLVLGIPIVAVLKCVFDNVPSTRRIGMFLGV; encoded by the coding sequence GTGCGACCATCATCGCAATCCTCGGAATCATCGCCCTCCTGCACTTCGCCGCCTCCGTCTTCATCACCCTGTTCTCCGCCATGCTGCTGGCCTTCGCCCTCGAACCGCTGGTCCAGCTGCTCTGCGCGCGGACTCCCCTGCGGCGTCCTCTTCGCGCTCGGATTCATCCCTTTCCTCGTCTACTTCATCCTCGCGGACCGGGAACCGCTCACCCGGCGGACGCGGGAGCTCTTCCGCGAGGAGCACCGCGCGACCGTGGGAGAGATCCTCCTCGACATCGAGCGGATGATGCGGAAGTTCCTCCTCGGGAACGCCGTGATCGCCCTCCTCCTCTCCGCGGCGACCGTCCTGGTCTTCCTGATCGTCGGGCTTCCGTATCCCGTCGTCCTCGGGGTCCTGAGCGGATCGCTGAGCATCGTCCCGTACCTCGGCCTGCCGCTCGCGCTGCTCCCCGGCGTCGTCGTCGGCCTCGTCTCCTTCGACTCGGGGGCCCCCTTCCTGGTCCTGGTCGCCTCGGTGACCCTGTTCCACCTCGTGGCGGCGAACTACCTCACGCCGAAGCTGGTGGGCGGAGGTGTGCGCCTGAACGCGACCGCCTCGACGGCGGCCCTCCTCTTCTTCGGCTGGCTGTGGGGGGGGATGGGACTGGTGCTGGGGATCCCGATCGTGGCCGTCCTGAAATGCGTCTTCGATAACGTCCCGTCCACACGGCGGATCGGGATGTTCCTCGGGGTATAG
- a CDS encoding acyl-CoA thioesterase yields the protein MAPSLPHAIEIRVRFGETDPYGVAYFAAILDYFKRGMDEFLRFRGLSPDLAYRNRRRNYGFPVVATACRYRAPVRFDDLLTLRTRVVRVVNNGATFGFSLFRTEAGKEILAAEGRISCRSIDAAWTPIPLPAELRAILSSR from the coding sequence ATGGCGCCCTCCCTCCCGCACGCGATCGAGATCCGGGTCCGGTTCGGCGAGACCGACCCGTACGGCGTGGCGTACTTCGCCGCGATCCTCGACTACTTCAAGCGCGGGATGGACGAGTTCCTCCGGTTCCGCGGACTCTCCCCCGACCTCGCGTACCGGAACCGGAGGCGGAACTACGGGTTTCCCGTCGTGGCGACGGCCTGCCGCTACCGGGCCCCGGTCCGGTTCGACGACCTGCTGACGCTGCGCACCCGCGTGGTACGGGTGGTGAACAACGGAGCCACGTTCGGCTTCTCCCTGTTCCGCACGGAAGCGGGGAAGGAGATCCTTGCCGCCGAGGGGCGGATCTCCTGCCGCTCCATCGACGCCGCATGGACGCCGATCCCTCTGCCGGCGGAGCTCAGAGCCATCTTATCCTCCCGCTGA